In Senegalia massiliensis, the genomic window TTAACACTGATCTTCCACCATCACCAGTTCGCTATAGAAAGATTTTTGCTTACTACTCTTAATCAACGCTTTTCATTTATTTAATTTCATATTATATATTATAATGTTAAATTTGTAAATAAAACTATATCAATTTTTTAATTTCTTCTAATGCTTTATCATAATTAGGATGATTAGTTACTTCATCTAGATATTCTACATATTCTATTTTATTGTCTTTATTTATAACTAAAACGCCTCTTGATAGCAATCTAAATTCTTCTATAGTAAACCCATACTTATCACCAAAGTCTAAATCTTTATGATCTGATACTACTTTTATATTTTCTATACCTTCTGCCCCACAGAACCTCTTTTGAGCAAAGGGTAAATCTACAGATATTGTTACAATAAACACATCATCAGACAATTTTGTTGATTCTTCATTGAATCTTTGTGTTTGTAATGAACATACACCAGTGTCTATTGAAGGTACTACAGATATAACTTTTATCTTTCCCTCTGTTTCATTATAGAAATCAAATTCAGATAAATCTTGTTTTAAGGCTTTAAAATTTTCAGCTTTATCACCTATTTTTACTTGAGTCCCTTTTAATGTAACTGGTTTTCCACCAAATGTTATATTTTTATTTGTCATTGAAATCCCTCCAAAACTTTATTAATAATTCATCTATAACATATATTACCCAAATAAAAATTATTTAAAATTAAATCCTTAAAAAGCTATTATTATTCCACCTTCATTTGCATATACTGTACTAATTCCTCTAGCTTCAACTATAATTATATCTTTAAATTTATATTTTTTCAGAATATCCTCTTTTAATTTCTTGGCTCTCTCATATGCATTAACATGTGAAATTCCTAATATCTTTTCACTAAATTTAGTGTGCTCTCCTTCTTCTTCTATTACATCTACAAGCTTAGATAGTGCTTTATTTGTACCTCTTGCTTTCTTTACTAACCTTATATTACCATCATCTGTAGAACCCATTATAGGCTTTATAGAAAGAGCAGATGCAATACGTCCTTTTAGTTTGCTCATTCTTCCAGCCTTTATTAAATTATCTAATGATTCCAAAACAAAAAAAGTTTTCATTTCTTTTATATATTGATTTGTCTTTATAACAATATCATTTTCAGAAAAATTTTTATTAATTAACTCATCTATCTTAATACAAGTTAGAGTTTCCCCAACTGAAGCACTTAATGAATCAAATACATGAATAAATTTATCATTTGCTTCTTCTAATATCATATTTTTTGCCATCATTGCACTGTTATAAGTACTACTTAATGCTGAAGATAAAGTTACAACAAAACTTTTATCATCTTGTTTATATTTCTCAGCAAAATTCATAGGAGATGGACTAGCTGTTTTAGGATAATCATTACTATCTTTCATTTTATTTATAAGTTCATCTTTATCTAAACTCTCATCATCTATAAATTCCTCATCATCTATTCTTATAGTTAAAGGAACTAAATCTATATCTATATTATTCTCTAGTTCATCATTTAAATCACAACAACTATCTGCTATTATCTTCATACTTGTTTCTCCTTTACATTTTTAATTTAATATTATAATATCATATTATCAATATATTGAATAGAATTATAAATATTTATCATATTATTATATGTATTTAGATAAATCTATTATATATATTTATAGTTTTGAAAGGGGAAAATAATGAATAATATTAAACTTTTTTCTGATAGTACATGTGATTTACCCAAAAAATTATTAGACAAATTAAATATCTCTATAATACCATTATATGTTGTGTTTAGAGATAAAACATTTAAGGATGGAAATGATATAAATGTTGAAGGATTATATGAAAAAGTCGATGAGTTAGATATTTTACCTAAGACTTCAGCGCCCTCTCCTATTGATTTTTATAATGCTTTTAAACCTTATATAGATAAGGGAGATTCTATTATATATATCGGCCTTTCTTCAAAATTATCATCTACAATTTTGAATGCTAAAATAATTGAAGATGAATTTCAAGATTCTGATATAACAATTATAGACTCTAAAAATTTATCCGCTGGAATAGGATTATTATTACTTAAAGCATATGAGCTTATAGAGTCAGGTATGGACAAAGAAAATATAGTAGAAGAAATTAAAAGTCTTGTTTCAAAAGTAAAAACATCATTTATTGTAGATGATTTTGATTTTTTACATAAAGGGGGTAGATGTAGTAGTATACAATCTTTAATGGGAGGACTTCTTAAAATTAAACCTATATTAAAAGTTAATGATGGTAATATAATACTGGGTCAAAAACCTAGAGGTAAAAAAAGAAAAGCAATTGATTTAACTTTGCAAAATATTTATAAAAATAAAGATTCTATTGATTTAAATAGAATAATAGTTGGTGAGTCAATGGCTATAGAAGACTCATTATATATTAAGGAACAATTAGAAAAAAATATGAACTTTAAAGAAATATTATTAATAGAAGCAGGATGTGTTATATCTAGCCATTGTGGCAAAAACACTACTGGAATATATTATATAGAAAAATAAAATAGCGGCTTATATAAGCCGCTATTTTATTTTTCTATATTTAATTTCTCTCTTAATTTTTCTAGCATATCTTTGGTCATGGATTCTAAATCATATTTAGGATTCCATCCCCATTCTTCTTTTGCAGCACTATCATCTAAAGAATTTGGCCATGAATTTGCAATTTTTTGCAAGTCACCATCTACATCGTAATCCATTGTAAATTCAGGAATATGTTTTTTAATTTCATTAAAAATCATTTCAGGATTAAAACTCATAGCTGTTACATTAAATGCATTTCTATGTTTTAGTTTGGTACCGTCTGCTTCTAGTAAATCAATTATAGCATTTATTGCATCTGGCATATACATCATATCCATATAAGTATCTTCATCTAGAGGACAAGTGAATTTTCCTTTTTGTAACGCATCATAATATATATGAACTGCATAATCAGTAGTTCCTCCACCTGGAAGTGCAGCATAAGATATTAAACCTGGAAATCTAACTCCTCTTGTATCAACTCCAAATTTTTCATAATAATAATCACATAAAAGTTCTCCAGATACTTTTGTAACCCCATACATTGTATTAGGTCTTTGTATCGTGTCTTGAGGAGTATCATCTTTTGGTGTGTTTGGACCAAAAGCTGCTATAGAACTAGGTGTAAATACACCACAATTATTTTCACGAGCAACTTCTAATATATTAAACAATCCATTCATATTAACTTCCCATGCCATAGTTGGTTTCTTTTCTCCAACTGCAGATAATATAGCTGCTAAATTTATTATCCAATCAACATCATATTTTTTTACTACTTCATTTAACCTATCATAATCAGTTATATCTACAACTTCAAAAGGACCAGATTCTACTACCATAGTGTCTCGTTTGCTACGTCCACTAGCTATTACATTTTCATTTCCATAACGTTTTCTCAATTCCATAGTTAACTCAGAACCTATTTGTCCTAAAGCTCCTGTAATCAAAAACTTTTTCACTTACAACACCTCCAAATAATTTTTATATTTACAAATAAAGAATAACCTAAAAAAGGATAAAAATCAAGTTACACTTATTATTATTTTGATTAAAGTATCATTTCTATCTGTACTACATATGATTTATAGTGGTAACAACTATAAAGTGATATAACTTAACTTTAAAGTTAAGTTATATCACTTTATTAGATCTTTTCTTTGTCTATATCTATCTATTATTAAATTTTCTTCGTCTTTTAAATTTAGGTTTTTAATTTTATTTAGCTCTTCATCTAATTTTTTTTCTATAATTTTTCTAGCTAACTCTTTATCTTTCTTTTTTATAAATTCCGGTTCATTTAGTGCTAAATATTTTATTGCATCTCTTATTTCACTATTTATAAATCCATTTATTGATTTATATTTTTTAACTTTAGGTTCTATTTCTTTCTTATAAATATTTCTAATTATATCTCTATGATAATATTTAAGTAACTTTACAGATCCTTCAGTTAAGGCATATATGGAAATTGAATCATCACATCGTCTATTTTGAAATTTATTTTTTAACTTTTGTGGTATTTTTTCCTTATTGTTGGTTCTCTCTATTACATATTTTTTACCTCTATAATTATATATTTCAATAATTACCATTGGGTTTATATTTCTTTTAATTTTAGGATCTAAATTAAATTCTTTATCATTGAATATAATACCATCATAATCTTTACAATGATAGTAAATAACTCCGTTTGTTATTATATGCTTTTCTAGTAGCTCTCCCCACATCTGTACTGCCAAATCATTACTTATAGTTTCTAAATTAAAGTTTTTCTTCATATCCTTGTCCAACTCCTCTTAATAAAAGAATAGAACATGTATTCGTAATTGTCAAGAATTTATTTTAATATTTAATATAATATATTGATTATTTTAATTTTTTATTGTAAAGTAAGTTTTATAAGGTGGTGAATATATGAATACAATAAATCAATTTGTAAAATATGTTAAATTAGATGAAGAAAAAAGAATTCTTTTAGCTGTTCAAAATAGCTATCAAACTTTTTTACATGAAGAAGAGAGTAAAAAAATGATATTAGAAGGTTTAAAATCTATTTTAAATGATGATTTTAAAAAATTAGAAATAGGTAAAAATGTTTGTAGAATAACAGTTCAAGAAGGAAAAGAAGAAGAATGTAAAGAGAAAATATATGAAGAACTTGTAAAAAGTCTAGAAATGGCAATGGCTTTTATGTCACAAATGCAAAATAAGGATAATCAGTAATTGATTATCCTTATTTTATATTTAATATGATGCTTTATCTAAAGCTATAATAGCTTGTAATGGCTTATTACCTTTTACAGTTCCTACAGCATATACAGTATAATATTGACTTGGATTTAAAACTACATTTGGAACTGTTAAAACTACATCATCTGTTCCAGCTATTCTGACTTGTAATGTATATCTACCAGGATCAACTAATATTTTTTTACTAACTTCTCTAAAACCAATATTTTCAAATAATTTTTTTCCATCTGATAGAGTTACATCTACTTTAGGTGCATCCGGTACTAAATGAACAAATTTTACTTGTGACATATTAGGAGGAATAGTATAAGAAGTATCATTTATAACTAATGGTTGTATATCATTTAAAAAACCAGTGGCTGCAATAGTATAATCAGAATTAGGCATTATATTTATAACTGTATCTATAACTGGATTTGACCTAGTTCCTGTAGCAAAAACTTGAACATTATATCTACCATTCATTAATGGCAAATATTCAGTGAAATTTTCATAAGTTAAATTTTGTGCAATTAATGTGTTATTTAAATATACATCAACACCTGGAGCATCTGGAGATGCATGTAATATCCTTGCATAAGAAGTATTATATCCATATCCATAATTTTTTGTATTATAATACATATTTATCACCTTTTATTAATTTTTTTATTCTCTATTTTATAATATTCAAATTAACTTATTTAGTTACATTCCCGAAAAATAAAATTCAACTAAATGTATAATATTTGAAAAGCTAGTAATACTATTCATATACAAATTTAGTTTATTAGGAGGTTTTAAATATGGATAGATTGGCTTTAATTTTAGTTATTGTTGGAGCACTTAATTGGGGACTGATTGCATTATTTCAATTTGATTTAGTTGCCTCATTATTTGGTGGTCAATCAGCTTTTTTAAGTAGAGTAGTATATGGATTAGTAGGACTTGCAGGTTTATACTGTATCTCACTTTTATTTAGAGAAAGAAATGGAACTGAAAAATAAGAAATAGGATCAAGTATCTACTTGATCCTATTTTTCAAATATGTTATATAAATCTTTTCTTCTATGTTTCAATAGAGGTAGTTCTATTCTAATATTTTTAATTTTATTTAAATCTATTTGCCCAACAATAATTCCTTCTTCAAATTCTAAAGTATCTACTATATCACCCCAAGGGTCTACAATTAATGAATGTCCATAAGAATCATATGAAAGTTCATCATTTAATGCACCACTACATCCAATAGTATAAACTTGATTATCAAGAGCTCTTACTTTGAATAAATCTTTCCAATGTGCCGGCCCTGTAGTCATATTAAATGCAGCTGGAGTAATTATTATCTTAGCCCCTTTATCTACCATTATCCTTGATAATTCTGGAAAGCGAATATCATAACAAATTTGAAGTCCTATCTTACAATATTCAGTATCAAATACAGTAAATTTATCACCTCTACTTAATACATCTGATTCTTTAAATTTAGCTCCATTTTTAATGTCAATATCAAATAAGTGTATTTTTCTATGTTTTGCTATAATTTGTCCCTTTCTATCAAATACATAACTAGTATTATATATCTTTCCATTAGCATTTTCAGGAATAGAACCTGCCACTATGTACTTTTTTAATTGAATGGCAAGACTAGAAATAATTTTTAATGTTCTACTATTTTTCTCTTCTTCACTATATTCTTTAAAATATCTTATATCATAGGGACAATTAAACATCTCTGGCAAAACTATTATATCAGCACCTAATTCTGATGCTTTTTTTATCATACTTTGTGCTTTAACTAAGTTAATACCTTTATTTTCTTCTACTCTCATTTGACACAAACCAATTTTCAAAGTATCACTCCTTAGATGTAGTTAATAGATTTATAACTTTTTCTATTTTTATAATTTTATTGTTCATATCTTCCTTAAGAATAGGTTTAAAGCAATTCATAAAAGATATAGCTGATTCTAATTTGTCACTATTTTGATCTCTAAATGAATTATTATGAGCTTTTATATTATCTTTAGTTTTATAAATATTCTTTTTAGTATTTACTAATTTTGAAACTAGTTCTTTGCTTTTTCCTCCACTATATTCACCAATTTCTATTAATATCATTTCTATTCTATCAATACTAGGTAAATCTACTTTGGCCTCTATTAAGCCATCGTATTTATTTAATCTAACTCTATTTATTTTATCTAAAATGTCAAATACATCTTCTACTTTTGATAAAGTTAACTGTTGGTTTTCTGGAAAATATCTTTTAATGTTTCTTATCATTTTTACTTCATTTCTATAATTTTTGTTCAAAATACACACCTCTATCCTTATATGAATTTCATATAATTATGATATGCATTTTGTAAAATAAAAGTGAGAAACTTACTCTAACCCTGCATCACGTCGTAATTCTGTAATTGACTTAGTAGTTATTTGACTTTTATCTAATTCTAATAATTCTATTGCTCTATCTAAATCCTTCTTGTTTTTTATTTCTATTTCCATATAAGTTTCTGGATAAGTATCTTTATCCCAAGTATCAATTTCAAATAAAATACCTTTAAACTCATATGAAATCCTTTCTTTATACCCAATATAACTTGTTACAAGGCCTAACATTTCAAATATCTTAAACATATTTTCACTATTATCTATTCTTACTTCTATTTCTTTATTCTCCCTATATTCTTTATCAGATAATATTGTTTTTAAGGTTACCTTTTCTACACAATTATTATTAATGTTTTGTTTTGTTGTTCTTATTCTTAGGTAGCCATTATAGTCATTTTCTACTCTCTTATCTTTAGTATCTAGTATTATATTTTTTTGTTTTTCATCCTTTATTTTTTTTGCACCTATTTTTTCTAATTTATTTATTATTTTTTCTTTGTCTATCCCTAAAACTTTTACTTCAAGCTCCTTAGTCAAAAAATCACCTCTAATCTACTATTTTTATAGGAATAAAGTTTATATAGTCACTTGCTATACATCTAAATTCTATTCCATCAATTATTCCTTCTTTTACAAATTTATGTCCTTCTCCATGAAGATGACCATAAACACATATATTTACATTATATTTTCTCATAATTTCTACAAATTCATTAGTTTTACCAGATACATTAAACGGCGGATAATGAATCATAACTATCTTTACTGGCATATCTTTAATACTTTCTAATGATAATATAAGTCTATTAATTTCTCTATCAAATATTTTTTTATCTTTATCTTGAAACTCATCACTATCTTTAGCAATCCAACCTCTTGTTCCAGCAACCCCTATGTTATTATATTTATACCCATCATTGAATAAAAAATGAATATTATCAAGTTCTAATTTATTTAATTTTGACTTAGTTTCCCACCAATAATCATGATTTCCTTTAGAAATTATTTTATAACCTGGAAGTTTAACAATCTTTTTTAAGTCAATTTCTGCTTCTTTTAATTTTAGCCCCCAGCTTATATCTCCAGCTAAAAGTACTATATCATTATCTTTTATTTTTTTATTCCAATTATAAAATATTTTTCTTTCATGATTTTCCCACTTAGAACTAAAAACATCCATTGGCTTATCACCAATAGGGTCCAAGTGTAAATCTGCAATTGCATATATAGCCATTTTTTCACCTCTGTTAAATTTCAATATAATTAAAATTATATCCTTTATTTTTTAATATATTTTGCTCTCGTGTTTGACAAGTAAACAGTATAACTTGTCTTTGTTTTGATTGTTCATAAATAAAATCTAATATAGAATCAAGCCTTATATCATCATATTGTATAAAGCAATCATCTAATATTAATGGTATTTTTTTATCTTTTTTTATTATATCTATAATGCCAAATCTAAGAGAAAAATATATCTGATCTATAGTTCCATAACTTAAATTCTCTATATCAATCAAAACATCATCTTTAGAAACAATTTTGGTCTCTAAGTTTTCTGTTATCTTTATATCTTTATATTTACCTTTTGTAATTGTAGATATAATATCAGATACTTCTTTGTTAAGTTTAGGAGCAAACTCTCTATGAATACTTTTAGATATCTTTTCAATTGTTTCTTTAGCAATTTCTATAGATTTAATTTCATTTTCACATTTTAATATTTGTTGTTTTTTTGTATAGATTTGTTCTTCAATTTCTTGAATTGGACGAAATAAGGAATGCATAGTTTTTATTTTTTCTTCTAGATTAGAAATTTCTTTATCTCTTTCTATAATAACATTATTCAATTCAGATAATTTTTCCAGTAAAGAATTATCTTCTAAATAAAATTTACTTATATCAATATCAGAACACTTTTTTACTTCTTCTTCTAATTCTTCAAAAGTTTTATTAGATAATATACCACTTAATATCTCTCTTTTGTAATTTATTTCGTGTATTATATTTTCAAATTTTCTCTTCTTGTCTATGCCTTTCTTTAATTCTTCAGGAGTTTCAAATTTGTTTTTATCTAATATAAATTTAATACCCATCTTTTCATTATTTAATTTTGCCTTAAGTCTTTCTAGTTCAACATTTTTTTCTACTAGCTGATTTTGTAAAAATCTTTCATCTTCTCTTAATTCTTCTCTTTTTAAATCTTTTTCTCTATTATATATATTAATT contains:
- the tpx gene encoding thiol peroxidase; this encodes MTNKNITFGGKPVTLKGTQVKIGDKAENFKALKQDLSEFDFYNETEGKIKVISVVPSIDTGVCSLQTQRFNEESTKLSDDVFIVTISVDLPFAQKRFCGAEGIENIKVVSDHKDLDFGDKYGFTIEEFRLLSRGVLVINKDNKIEYVEYLDEVTNHPNYDKALEEIKKLI
- a CDS encoding DegV family protein — translated: MKIIADSCCDLNDELENNIDIDLVPLTIRIDDEEFIDDESLDKDELINKMKDSNDYPKTASPSPMNFAEKYKQDDKSFVVTLSSALSSTYNSAMMAKNMILEEANDKFIHVFDSLSASVGETLTCIKIDELINKNFSENDIVIKTNQYIKEMKTFFVLESLDNLIKAGRMSKLKGRIASALSIKPIMGSTDDGNIRLVKKARGTNKALSKLVDVIEEEGEHTKFSEKILGISHVNAYERAKKLKEDILKKYKFKDIIIVEARGISTVYANEGGIIIAF
- a CDS encoding DegV family protein — encoded protein: MNNIKLFSDSTCDLPKKLLDKLNISIIPLYVVFRDKTFKDGNDINVEGLYEKVDELDILPKTSAPSPIDFYNAFKPYIDKGDSIIYIGLSSKLSSTILNAKIIEDEFQDSDITIIDSKNLSAGIGLLLLKAYELIESGMDKENIVEEIKSLVSKVKTSFIVDDFDFLHKGGRCSSIQSLMGGLLKIKPILKVNDGNIILGQKPRGKKRKAIDLTLQNIYKNKDSIDLNRIIVGESMAIEDSLYIKEQLEKNMNFKEILLIEAGCVISSHCGKNTTGIYYIEK
- a CDS encoding NAD-dependent epimerase/dehydratase family protein — protein: MKKFLITGALGQIGSELTMELRKRYGNENVIASGRSKRDTMVVESGPFEVVDITDYDRLNEVVKKYDVDWIINLAAILSAVGEKKPTMAWEVNMNGLFNILEVARENNCGVFTPSSIAAFGPNTPKDDTPQDTIQRPNTMYGVTKVSGELLCDYYYEKFGVDTRGVRFPGLISYAALPGGGTTDYAVHIYYDALQKGKFTCPLDEDTYMDMMYMPDAINAIIDLLEADGTKLKHRNAFNVTAMSFNPEMIFNEIKKHIPEFTMDYDVDGDLQKIANSWPNSLDDSAAKEEWGWNPKYDLESMTKDMLEKLREKLNIEK
- a CDS encoding DUF4397 domain-containing protein, yielding MYYNTKNYGYGYNTSYARILHASPDAPGVDVYLNNTLIAQNLTYENFTEYLPLMNGRYNVQVFATGTRSNPVIDTVINIMPNSDYTIAATGFLNDIQPLVINDTSYTIPPNMSQVKFVHLVPDAPKVDVTLSDGKKLFENIGFREVSKKILVDPGRYTLQVRIAGTDDVVLTVPNVVLNPSQYYTVYAVGTVKGNKPLQAIIALDKASY
- a CDS encoding DUF378 domain-containing protein, coding for MDRLALILVIVGALNWGLIALFQFDLVASLFGGQSAFLSRVVYGLVGLAGLYCISLLFRERNGTEK
- a CDS encoding carbon-nitrogen hydrolase family protein → MKIGLCQMRVEENKGINLVKAQSMIKKASELGADIIVLPEMFNCPYDIRYFKEYSEEEKNSRTLKIISSLAIQLKKYIVAGSIPENANGKIYNTSYVFDRKGQIIAKHRKIHLFDIDIKNGAKFKESDVLSRGDKFTVFDTEYCKIGLQICYDIRFPELSRIMVDKGAKIIITPAAFNMTTGPAHWKDLFKVRALDNQVYTIGCSGALNDELSYDSYGHSLIVDPWGDIVDTLEFEEGIIVGQIDLNKIKNIRIELPLLKHRRKDLYNIFEK
- a CDS encoding class IV adenylate cyclase — encoded protein: MTKELEVKVLGIDKEKIINKLEKIGAKKIKDEKQKNIILDTKDKRVENDYNGYLRIRTTKQNINNNCVEKVTLKTILSDKEYRENKEIEVRIDNSENMFKIFEMLGLVTSYIGYKERISYEFKGILFEIDTWDKDTYPETYMEIEIKNKKDLDRAIELLELDKSQITTKSITELRRDAGLE
- a CDS encoding metallophosphoesterase, whose protein sequence is MAIYAIADLHLDPIGDKPMDVFSSKWENHERKIFYNWNKKIKDNDIVLLAGDISWGLKLKEAEIDLKKIVKLPGYKIISKGNHDYWWETKSKLNKLELDNIHFLFNDGYKYNNIGVAGTRGWIAKDSDEFQDKDKKIFDREINRLILSLESIKDMPVKIVMIHYPPFNVSGKTNEFVEIMRKYNVNICVYGHLHGEGHKFVKEGIIDGIEFRCIASDYINFIPIKIVD